The Gracilimonas sediminicola sequence GAACTGAACCGGTTTGACTACAATGAGAGTAACGAAATGTTTCTGGATCGGATAGCTCCTTTCGGATCAACCAGGCGTGGGCATCAGCGGCTGTTCCGAAAAGATGGTAGTAAGAACCCCTTCTACCTGATCACTAAAGATAGTGCTCAAATAAGCGTATCGGATTCTGCGGAAACTTACACAATCGTTGCCTCAGACTACTTTGGCAACACATCCAGAGCAACGGTAACATTTGTTCCGGACACCCTTTCAAAGTCTTCATCGACCTCTCTAACCCCAAATACGGATGAATGGTACTGGACTGAAAACTGGGCTTCACCTGACCTTCAGAACACCCTTGATCTGACACAACTCAACACTGGATTTATGTGGGAAGAATCTCAGCACATTGTTCGGGTTGACTCTGCAAAGCAGTTGCAATTTGCCCGTTTCATTCCCGGAACCGCTCAAAAAATTATCACTCCCGACCGGCAGTTAACACTGCGATTTAGTGATCAGGCTTTTTTCGACACGCTGACTGTTGCTGCTTCCTATGAAATGGATAATGAAGCAATCAACATCTACGTGCAGCCTGAAATGCTCCCCGCAAAGTCCAACTTTGGGCTGGAATTCTTTCTGGGAGATTACTTTGAAGCCGGCAACAACTATCGCCTTTTCCGAATTGATGCTTCAGATGGAGATACAAGCTATGTGGAATCTGAATTGACAGGAAGAACACTCCACGCCCGTCCATCATCACTTGGCGAGTTTACGGTTTTAGCCGATAATGAAGCCCCGGAAATCTCCGGTCTTAACATCTACAAAACGGACTATGGAAAATGGCGGGCTTCGGTACGGGTTACCGATGATCTTACCGGTATCGAATCATCTTCTGCCAAATTCATCATAAATGGACAGCGAGGAATCGCTGAATACGATTACGAAGAAGAGCTGCTGATTTATTACCTGCCTGATTTCACCCCTCAAGCTGCAAATACAGCGGTTGTTGAGATTAAAGATAAAGCCGGAAACATAGCTTCAAAAGAGTTTCAAAACTAATTTCCGGCTTCTAAACGGTGGTTAGAGATGCGCAATACAGCTAATTTCAACCAGCACATTTTTCGGCAGTGTTTTAACAGCCACCGTTTCTCGTGCAGGGGGATCTGATTTAAATCGTGCTCCATACACTTCATTCACGGCGCCAAAATCATCCATACTTGCCAAAAATATGGTGCATTTAAGTACGTGTGAGAAATCGATGCCGGCCTCGGCAAGAACAGCTTTAAGATTGTCCATAACCTGAGCAGCTTGTTCAGCAGCGGTTTCACCTACCAGTTCCATGGTTTCTGGATTTAATGGGATCTGTCCGGAGCAGTAAAGCGTTCCGTTATAAGAGGTTGCCTGACTGTAAGGGCCTATAGCAGCCGGTGCATTGTCTGTAGCATGTATTTTTTTCATGAATATATTCCTTAATGATTATGGTGATATAAAAATCTAAAGCATGTGCGCTAATAAATTGCAGAAAGCAGCACATATGACTATTTTTGACAACATATACATTTGACCCGATTTCAACCAAATTCAATTTTATAATAAAATGAAAAAGCTACTTAGAAACTTACTTTCAGCGGTTCTTTTTGTAGGGATCCTTGCTAGTTGTGAAACGACAGATCCTTTGATTGAAGAGGCGCAGAAGAATATTTTCACTCAGAATTATGACTCTGCCCTTGCCGTTTTAGACCGTTCCATCCAAAACAACCCTGAAAGCGGCCTTCCCTATTACTACAAGGCCATGACGTATAAAGAAAAAGCAAGAACTATACCTCAGGCAGGTGAGAGAAAAGGAACCTATGAGAATTTCAGAGAGTCTGCTGTAACGGCTCGTGAGAAATTTTCCGCCCAGGAAGAAGTTCCTTCTGAAGCCGGAGACGTGGATAATCTTATCCTCAGTACCTGGGGCTTTGAGCATAACAAAGCTATTGAGTATGTAAATGATGACAGCCTGAAAGCTACGGTAGAAGAACCTATCAAAGTTGCTGTTGCTCACCTTGAAAATGCTGTAATCATCAATCCTGACAGTACCCTTTCCTGGGATATTCT is a genomic window containing:
- a CDS encoding RidA family protein → MKKIHATDNAPAAIGPYSQATSYNGTLYCSGQIPLNPETMELVGETAAEQAAQVMDNLKAVLAEAGIDFSHVLKCTIFLASMDDFGAVNEVYGARFKSDPPARETVAVKTLPKNVLVEISCIAHL
- a CDS encoding M23 family metallopeptidase — protein: MRFFSIAIFSFFITAANVQAQEYLWPSASGNYLSSTFGETRSAHFHAGLDIKTWGREGYKVFASRDGILFRLLVTERGYGNAIYLQHDDGTFTVYAHLQRFNDQFQSIADSIRLQDFSFEMDAFLDTLAIQVNQGDVIGYTGSTGIGPPHLHFEIRDSLETPVNALRTNLSIKDDLPPVFSSLIVEPLTKNSRVNGQPASNYIRAGKGREVFDFGEVKLTGKAGLAVNVYDRANEVYNAYAVYSLALVQDSDTLFYQELNRFDYNESNEMFLDRIAPFGSTRRGHQRLFRKDGSKNPFYLITKDSAQISVSDSAETYTIVASDYFGNTSRATVTFVPDTLSKSSSTSLTPNTDEWYWTENWASPDLQNTLDLTQLNTGFMWEESQHIVRVDSAKQLQFARFIPGTAQKIITPDRQLTLRFSDQAFFDTLTVAASYEMDNEAINIYVQPEMLPAKSNFGLEFFLGDYFEAGNNYRLFRIDASDGDTSYVESELTGRTLHARPSSLGEFTVLADNEAPEISGLNIYKTDYGKWRASVRVTDDLTGIESSSAKFIINGQRGIAEYDYEEELLIYYLPDFTPQAANTAVVEIKDKAGNIASKEFQN